A part of Blastopirellula marina genomic DNA contains:
- a CDS encoding GGDEF domain-containing protein, which yields MFLYLILTIAANLMVGFCAAVRVRQLVQHQPAIISVETADTFLGEIEDEDPAEANSQNKNHGRKEEPEEVIPYEYLAILEAEAVEAGGLVEATAQVLRLEIGLYRAKLIALENRLREVWYQPTEEALQEIADELDAINIDWLDKQAEAAQHLDGSTDGLGAYSDVGKRLCDTLFDQTAQIETTLSNLQQLDFVDSLNDVCRKLVLEVGRLVDLCHDLRDKMTETIVTVLRAEKRLGTVDKKMQIDGLTGMRNRTGFERQLFEWWRDDIRRERALSIAIVDIDAFRKVNERLSTEIGDKVIKAIGKFIVDIMRSDRGFEFPMRLEGQRFILFFGDVGPRGATSAVERIRQTVQATSFQYDGEELELFVSAGVTEVAPKDTVPKLLTRVSTAMRTAKKNGRNRTFIDEGNGPQPIDPPEYPVRPRIVRIGD from the coding sequence ATGTTTCTTTATCTAATACTTACGATCGCCGCGAACCTGATGGTCGGATTCTGCGCCGCTGTGCGTGTCCGCCAATTGGTTCAGCATCAACCAGCGATCATTTCGGTGGAAACCGCCGATACATTCTTGGGTGAGATTGAAGACGAAGATCCTGCCGAAGCGAATTCCCAAAATAAAAACCACGGCAGGAAAGAAGAACCCGAGGAAGTCATTCCTTACGAATACCTTGCGATCCTCGAGGCAGAAGCGGTTGAAGCGGGCGGCTTGGTCGAAGCAACAGCCCAGGTGCTTCGTCTCGAAATCGGCCTCTATCGCGCCAAACTAATTGCCCTAGAAAATCGCCTCCGCGAAGTTTGGTATCAGCCCACTGAAGAAGCACTACAAGAAATCGCAGACGAATTAGATGCCATCAACATTGATTGGCTCGACAAACAAGCCGAAGCCGCTCAGCATTTAGATGGAAGTACCGACGGATTAGGAGCCTACTCCGACGTCGGCAAACGACTTTGCGATACGCTATTCGATCAGACAGCTCAGATCGAAACGACACTGAGCAATCTCCAACAACTGGACTTCGTCGATAGCCTGAACGACGTTTGCCGCAAGCTGGTGCTGGAAGTCGGACGATTGGTCGACCTGTGCCACGATCTACGCGATAAGATGACCGAAACCATCGTCACTGTGCTGCGTGCCGAAAAGCGGCTAGGCACAGTCGACAAAAAGATGCAGATCGACGGATTGACCGGTATGCGAAATCGTACGGGCTTCGAACGTCAGCTGTTTGAATGGTGGCGTGACGACATACGTCGAGAACGTGCGTTGAGTATCGCCATCGTCGACATCGACGCCTTCCGTAAGGTGAACGAGCGACTTAGCACGGAAATCGGTGATAAAGTAATCAAAGCGATCGGCAAGTTTATTGTCGACATCATGCGAAGTGATCGTGGCTTTGAATTCCCAATGCGGTTGGAAGGACAGCGATTCATCTTGTTCTTCGGTGACGTTGGGCCGCGTGGTGCAACCAGTGCCGTGGAACGCATTCGCCAAACCGTTCAAGCGACCAGCTTTCAGTACGACGGCGAAGAACTGGAACTGTTCGTTAGTGCAGGCGTTACCGAAGTGGCACCGAAAGACACGGTGCCCAAGCTATTAACTCGGGTTTCTACCGCCATGCGTACGGCAAAAAAAAATGGCCGAAACCGAACCTTCATTGATGAGGGGAACGGTCCCCAACCAATTGATCCGCCCGAGTATCCAGTCCGTCCACGAATCGTGCGGATTGGCGACTAA
- the prmC gene encoding peptide chain release factor N(5)-glutamine methyltransferase: MSTAEPWTIGRLLNWTTEYLESKGSDEARLEAQLLLCHALDCQKIQLYTRFEETVDDDKRSKFRELVKQRAAGIPVAYLLGTREFYSMEFAITSDVLIPRPETEHLVIETLDRLKARSGEEGLRFLELGTGSGIIAVTVAKHAKQVTGLATDISKKALEVARGNAEKHGVAERIEFASGDLFDAVPVGEKFDIIVSNPPYVADSEKSMMDPQVIAHEPHVALFADEEGTAVLRRILEQAVDYLKPGGWVLLEFSPMIASRVAKIAEQLGHYQQISIGKDLAKHDRYLVAQKAG, translated from the coding sequence ATGTCGACTGCCGAACCATGGACGATTGGCCGTCTGTTGAACTGGACGACGGAGTATCTCGAATCGAAGGGAAGCGATGAGGCTCGCCTCGAGGCACAACTTCTGTTGTGTCATGCGCTCGACTGCCAGAAGATTCAGCTCTACACCCGGTTTGAAGAAACGGTGGACGACGACAAGCGGTCGAAATTTCGGGAGTTGGTCAAGCAACGTGCTGCGGGTATACCGGTCGCTTATCTCTTGGGAACGCGCGAATTCTATTCGATGGAATTTGCCATCACGTCCGATGTGTTGATCCCTCGCCCCGAGACCGAACATCTCGTGATCGAAACGCTCGATCGCCTCAAGGCTCGGTCCGGAGAAGAAGGGCTGCGGTTTCTTGAACTGGGCACTGGCAGCGGAATCATTGCCGTCACAGTTGCGAAGCATGCCAAGCAAGTGACTGGTTTAGCTACCGATATTAGCAAGAAAGCTCTGGAAGTTGCGCGGGGAAACGCAGAGAAGCATGGCGTCGCGGAACGCATCGAGTTTGCTTCGGGTGATCTTTTCGACGCTGTCCCAGTTGGAGAGAAGTTCGACATCATCGTGAGTAATCCACCCTACGTGGCTGATTCAGAAAAGTCGATGATGGATCCTCAAGTGATCGCTCATGAACCGCATGTGGCGTTGTTTGCCGATGAAGAGGGAACGGCTGTCTTGCGGCGGATTCTTGAGCAAGCCGTCGACTACCTCAAACCTGGTGGTTGGGTGCTTTTAGAGTTTAGCCCGATGATTGCGTCTCGTGTTGCGAAAATCGCTGAGCAACTTGGGCACTACCAACAGATTTCGATCGGCAAGGATCTCGCCAAGCACGATCGATATCTTGTCGCTCAGAAGGCAGGGTAA